One stretch of Paenibacillus sp. AN1007 DNA includes these proteins:
- a CDS encoding ABC transporter ATP-binding protein has protein sequence MIHMEQVSYSYQKNTPPMLDNVTLHEKEPVIGAIWGRNGAGKTTLMSLLAGHNRPDYGTVRIMGQNPYNNLSAQGHLCYIQENHPLGKNWTIHDLVTIGSHFHSQWDEQLAKQLIDIFELPSKQRISKFSKGMKTAAQIILGLCSRASVTIMDEPTNGLDADKRKLFYEALLETYEDHPRLILISTHHIEEVQPLCETLMVVHQGNILYHRPMEEIRERGILLTGNIRDVEEVSQRADVIDTARMGTTAKVMIDDVYSKDWIVKAQQHGLSIEKASLQDYLVHVTRKQEGARV, from the coding sequence ATGATTCATATGGAACAGGTAAGTTACAGCTATCAAAAGAACACCCCCCCTATGCTGGACAACGTCACCCTGCATGAGAAGGAACCTGTGATTGGAGCAATCTGGGGAAGGAATGGGGCTGGCAAAACCACATTGATGAGTCTGCTCGCTGGGCACAACCGTCCCGACTATGGGACCGTTCGGATTATGGGCCAGAACCCGTATAATAATCTCAGTGCCCAAGGGCATCTGTGTTATATCCAGGAGAATCATCCGCTCGGCAAAAACTGGACGATCCATGATCTGGTTACCATCGGATCACATTTTCATTCTCAGTGGGATGAGCAGCTTGCCAAGCAGCTTATTGACATATTCGAGCTGCCCTCCAAACAGAGAATCAGCAAATTTTCGAAGGGGATGAAGACAGCCGCGCAGATTATTCTGGGGCTGTGCAGCCGCGCTAGTGTAACGATTATGGATGAGCCTACAAACGGGCTGGATGCTGACAAAAGGAAACTTTTCTATGAGGCATTACTGGAAACGTATGAAGATCACCCGCGTTTGATTCTCATATCAACACATCACATTGAAGAGGTACAGCCTTTGTGCGAAACCCTGATGGTAGTACATCAAGGAAACATCTTGTACCATCGACCTATGGAGGAGATACGCGAACGTGGGATTCTTCTAACAGGGAATATTCGAGATGTGGAAGAGGTTTCTCAGAGGGCTGATGTTATTGATACTGCCCGGATGGGTACAACTGCCAAAGTGATGATTGATGACGTGTATTCCAAGGATTGGATAGTAAAGGCTCAGCAGCATGGGCTTTCGATCGAAAAAGCATCACTGCAGGATTATCTGGTTCATGTAACCCGGAAGCAGGAGGGAGCGAGAGTATGA
- a CDS encoding trifunctional transcriptional activator/DNA repair protein Ada/methylated-DNA--[protein]-cysteine S-methyltransferase has protein sequence MISAELKERYYRALLEKDSEYEGLFYVGVKTTGVFCRPTCPARKPKFENCEFYETAQQALLASFRPCQRCRPLSHPNHVSDVVRMLVEAVEKEPEKRWKGQDFKALSIDESTARRQFKKRFGMTFVEYARARRMGLALKHIRSGRTVIDSQLSTGYESSSGFRDAFSRIMGAAPTQVDEELVLKAAWIDTPLGPMMAVADEQALYLLEFVDRRGLEREVERLRRRTKSAIVPGTTAPILSIERELNEYFDGKRTAFDTPLFCLGTLFQKQVWEVLLAIPAGETKSYQGIANLLGRPKACRAVAQANGANQLAIVIPCHRVINSSGELGGYGGGLTRKNWLLQHEKQGS, from the coding sequence ATGATTTCTGCAGAGTTGAAGGAACGATACTACCGGGCACTGCTCGAAAAAGATTCGGAATATGAAGGCTTATTTTATGTCGGTGTTAAAACAACAGGTGTGTTCTGCCGTCCTACCTGCCCGGCGCGAAAACCGAAATTCGAGAACTGTGAGTTCTACGAAACAGCCCAGCAAGCCCTGCTTGCCTCCTTTCGTCCGTGCCAGCGATGCCGCCCTTTATCCCATCCCAATCACGTTTCGGATGTGGTTCGCATGTTAGTGGAGGCTGTAGAGAAGGAACCGGAGAAGCGCTGGAAGGGACAGGACTTTAAAGCCCTATCCATTGATGAGTCAACAGCTCGCCGTCAGTTCAAAAAGAGATTCGGCATGACCTTTGTCGAGTATGCCCGCGCCCGGCGAATGGGACTGGCGCTGAAGCATATTCGCTCAGGGCGTACTGTCATTGATAGTCAGCTCTCCACAGGATATGAATCCAGCAGCGGGTTCCGCGATGCCTTTTCACGGATTATGGGGGCTGCGCCTACACAGGTCGATGAAGAACTGGTGCTCAAAGCAGCCTGGATTGATACTCCTCTTGGCCCTATGATGGCGGTGGCGGATGAGCAGGCGCTTTATCTGCTTGAATTTGTTGACCGCAGAGGATTGGAGCGTGAAGTGGAACGACTGCGCAGACGGACCAAATCTGCGATCGTGCCCGGCACAACAGCACCGATTCTATCCATTGAACGGGAATTAAATGAATATTTCGACGGCAAAAGGACAGCGTTCGACACACCGTTGTTCTGTTTAGGAACACTATTTCAGAAGCAGGTCTGGGAAGTATTGTTGGCGATCCCAGCCGGAGAAACCAAATCCTATCAGGGGATTGCCAATCTACTGGGGAGGCCCAAAGCCTGCCGAGCGGTAGCGCAAGCCAACGGGGCCAATCAGTTGGCCATCGTTATTCCATGTCACCGTGTCATTAATTCAAGCGGAGAACTGGGCGGTTATGGGGGAGGACTGACACGTAAAAACTGGCTGCTGCAGCATGAGAAGCAGGGATCATAA
- a CDS encoding aspartyl-phosphate phosphatase Spo0E family protein: MELKSQIEDARQQLHQVHLQYGSLLHPEVIRQSVALDALLNQYNRIQIKKIMN; the protein is encoded by the coding sequence ATGGAATTAAAGTCACAGATCGAAGATGCAAGACAGCAGCTGCATCAGGTACATCTGCAATACGGCAGTCTCCTCCATCCTGAAGTGATCCGACAATCTGTAGCGCTTGATGCTCTTCTGAACCAATATAATCGAATCCAGATTAAAAAAATAATGAATTAA
- a CDS encoding isocitrate lyase/phosphoenolpyruvate mutase family protein — protein sequence MNINILREKAEQFHQYHQKGNPLVLVNVWDAGSAQTIRAAGAKAIATGSWAAAAAHGEQDGEALPFQLVLANLARITQSVDLPVTIDIEGGYGRSVSEVKQNVRKIMDHGAVGINIEDQLPGGEGLYSTTEQCLRLSAAREAAAQIGIPLFINARTDLFLQHAPDQHNEALINEAVLRAKAYAEAGASGLFVPGLQDHHWIQEVCSRSPLPVNVMVTSSEPSPKHLAALGASRVSYGPYPYLQVMEHLKGLGQRILTGS from the coding sequence ATGAATATCAATATACTGCGGGAAAAAGCTGAGCAATTTCATCAATACCACCAGAAAGGGAATCCACTCGTATTAGTTAATGTGTGGGATGCTGGAAGTGCACAGACCATTCGGGCTGCAGGAGCCAAGGCTATTGCTACCGGCAGCTGGGCCGCTGCCGCGGCTCATGGTGAACAGGATGGAGAAGCTTTACCCTTCCAACTGGTGCTTGCCAATCTGGCCCGCATCACACAAAGTGTAGATTTGCCTGTAACGATCGATATCGAGGGAGGGTATGGCAGGTCTGTGTCAGAAGTGAAACAAAATGTCAGAAAAATTATGGATCATGGCGCTGTGGGAATTAATATCGAAGACCAGCTTCCCGGAGGGGAAGGTCTGTACAGCACCACAGAGCAGTGTCTGAGATTATCCGCTGCTCGAGAGGCTGCTGCGCAGATCGGCATCCCTCTTTTTATCAATGCACGTACCGATCTATTTCTGCAGCATGCTCCCGACCAGCACAATGAAGCCTTAATCAACGAAGCCGTCTTACGAGCTAAAGCTTACGCAGAGGCGGGGGCAAGCGGTCTGTTCGTTCCAGGTTTACAGGATCATCACTGGATTCAGGAGGTGTGCAGCCGTTCGCCGCTTCCCGTCAATGTTATGGTAACCTCCTCAGAGCCTTCACCCAAACATCTGGCTGCACTGGGGGCTTCACGAGTAAGTTATGGCCCTTATCCTTATCTGCAGGTTATGGAGCATTTGAAGGGGCTCGGGCAGCGTATTTTAACAGGCTCATAA
- a CDS encoding S-layer homology domain-containing protein encodes MYYKKLVSCLLVMVLVLQVVGVGGIANAASTPQELLNWERSNYDESNAETKINNIRNLLETGELLQLPEDYAGLSEDQKSEIARGMLLLLPLGYSYENEDQVGYVFDLVYHLIKLPKQIEPNKLQENISLVYSLLAEWPTYFPNIEQSEWVNDGNHFLSLTGADVKMFVSDILFYNLTFINFPSTTYFDSQLNFMRTKISSYKEINKAMDLTSMKESVNKLYGIYGFIQVHIDFPNKSEVLPYALDMSKMSTIQSDDTKKAELAQWMLDHKGEGYETISDVQKAFDAFFEPGLIKYNELKKVADRGNYNNYITEAIELLSDENFIATPNFKQLSAEDQKAIAVYMLKLDPPTSDGYANKEQVEYLVQLALKAVEFIHNIDGPNEITSLNELYTKQNDRKLYFDYPAADSLFYQVIDLYLQSSNIERDMTADILELRSKKNDPVSRVLSYIDSAVKDTPLINSKGQTTAEMNDSMSRLIQLQLDIKEYNISNSGSPVKSFPIDVSKMDGIKTDQEKLNALADHMIKERPSSEGYANFEQIQTAFDKFFTDDNGTDSLSVLNAAKRSGDIPAMRAAMEDPNLGITLPNRYGALSLQVRNFIANFLIKNVNKDFDNKGQVQYMIELGFLAQSVWEQNQFSTLRARLDLLAQQLVDGTLHFNDQRTQGLNRIGDEYLERSKLDRGVLAYKYLHAIAFERLEGEFKGDIVNPDIVLEHLSKPYTSFGESNTIPLMDEWLESAMNDQLKGEAFFNKYKFDRIGALDLSKRVELSPEGRMELAEWVLDDQHSYEDIGNLQYVFNRFFKAPKVQGDDINNKIIGLDSKMEISFDGKLNWIDLASAPILDFSGSKTVWVRYKAFSDELPSRAVKIVFTANGDSGNGSNPNPNPGSGSGGNTGGTSGSTGGGSSSPASSVPASTTKQEQLVVDVNGVNGMNLTKTPITRTTETNGKVKDLVKMTEAIAKQSVEKAKQLGTDTARIVIPDTKDAVSETRVEVPKTAVKDLSDGSLKLEISTENAVISIPTKSIAGFDQDLYFRIVPLKKEFERKEVEERAKKEQMIQQAAPNANVRVLARPVEIETNMQSREVTLTLPLGSSLPTETAARQQALNNLAVYIEHSDGSKELVRGKLVKLTNNSEGIEFTVTKFSTFTLVVVDGLNKESKANHPYIQGFGTDFRPDAFVTRAQMAAMLARNLSGETAAVEGTNFADVAAAHWAAGEIQQAQAAGIMNGLNDTVFAPEGSITRAQMATIAYRWMQQQTNDASAAGTASAASGAASFTDVAADLWAADAIAYVQSTGLMTGYNDGTFKPDGKLTRAEAVKVLNVLFKRTPLTAEVPSFSDVPAEHWAYADIEAAAQK; translated from the coding sequence ATGTATTACAAGAAGTTGGTAAGCTGCTTATTGGTGATGGTTTTAGTACTGCAGGTAGTAGGTGTGGGAGGTATTGCTAATGCTGCATCTACACCTCAGGAACTGTTGAATTGGGAGAGAAGTAACTACGATGAATCCAATGCAGAAACTAAAATAAACAATATCCGCAATTTATTGGAAACAGGGGAGTTACTTCAATTACCTGAAGATTACGCAGGATTGAGTGAAGATCAAAAAAGTGAAATAGCCCGAGGCATGCTCCTGCTGCTTCCACTGGGATATTCATATGAAAATGAGGACCAAGTCGGGTACGTATTTGATTTGGTATACCACCTCATCAAACTTCCAAAACAGATTGAACCAAATAAACTGCAGGAAAACATAAGTCTGGTTTATAGTCTGCTTGCAGAATGGCCTACCTATTTTCCAAACATTGAACAGTCGGAATGGGTCAATGATGGAAACCATTTTCTGAGCTTGACAGGTGCAGATGTGAAAATGTTCGTGAGTGATATTTTATTTTATAACCTCACATTCATAAATTTCCCTTCCACTACGTATTTTGATAGTCAGCTAAACTTTATGAGAACTAAAATATCTTCTTATAAAGAAATAAATAAAGCCATGGATCTTACCAGTATGAAAGAGTCAGTGAATAAATTATATGGAATTTATGGCTTCATTCAGGTTCATATAGATTTCCCTAACAAATCCGAAGTTCTGCCTTATGCGCTTGATATGAGTAAAATGTCGACTATTCAATCAGACGATACTAAAAAAGCTGAACTTGCCCAGTGGATGCTTGATCATAAGGGTGAGGGTTATGAAACGATATCTGACGTTCAAAAAGCGTTTGATGCTTTCTTTGAACCAGGGCTCATCAAGTATAACGAGTTAAAAAAAGTTGCGGATAGAGGCAATTATAATAACTATATTACAGAAGCGATTGAACTGTTGAGTGATGAAAATTTCATAGCCACACCTAATTTTAAACAGCTCTCTGCGGAGGATCAGAAGGCGATCGCTGTATATATGCTGAAATTAGATCCACCTACGAGTGATGGATATGCGAATAAAGAACAGGTGGAGTACCTTGTGCAGTTAGCTCTGAAGGCAGTTGAATTCATCCACAATATAGATGGTCCAAATGAAATAACTTCACTGAATGAACTGTATACGAAGCAAAATGACCGTAAACTTTATTTTGATTATCCTGCTGCTGACAGTTTATTCTATCAGGTTATCGATCTATATCTTCAGTCTTCAAACATTGAAAGAGATATGACAGCAGATATATTGGAACTGAGATCTAAAAAAAATGATCCTGTGTCACGAGTTCTTTCTTATATTGACAGCGCAGTGAAGGACACCCCTTTAATCAATAGTAAGGGGCAAACCACCGCTGAAATGAACGATTCAATGTCGAGATTGATCCAACTTCAGTTGGATATTAAGGAATACAATATTAGTAACTCCGGAAGTCCAGTGAAGAGCTTTCCGATTGATGTGAGCAAGATGGATGGGATAAAGACAGATCAAGAAAAGTTAAATGCACTTGCAGATCATATGATAAAGGAGCGTCCATCATCTGAAGGATATGCAAACTTTGAACAAATCCAGACTGCTTTTGACAAATTCTTCACCGACGATAACGGCACAGATTCTTTGTCTGTTTTGAATGCCGCGAAAAGAAGTGGAGACATTCCAGCTATGCGTGCGGCTATGGAAGACCCTAATCTGGGCATTACTCTACCTAATCGATATGGTGCTTTATCTCTACAGGTTAGAAATTTCATTGCAAACTTCCTGATCAAGAATGTAAACAAAGATTTCGATAACAAAGGCCAGGTTCAGTATATGATTGAGCTCGGTTTTCTGGCCCAATCGGTATGGGAGCAAAATCAATTCAGTACGCTGAGAGCGAGGCTTGATCTTCTTGCTCAGCAGCTGGTAGATGGCACCCTTCACTTTAATGATCAGCGTACACAAGGACTGAACAGAATTGGTGATGAATATTTGGAGCGCAGTAAACTGGATCGAGGCGTATTAGCTTACAAATATCTGCACGCTATTGCCTTTGAGAGACTGGAAGGGGAGTTTAAAGGTGATATTGTGAATCCGGATATTGTGCTTGAGCATCTGTCCAAACCTTATACTTCTTTTGGGGAGTCTAACACCATCCCTCTAATGGATGAATGGCTTGAGTCAGCAATGAACGATCAGCTTAAAGGCGAAGCCTTTTTTAACAAATATAAGTTTGATCGTATAGGTGCCCTCGATCTATCCAAAAGAGTAGAGCTCAGCCCTGAAGGAAGAATGGAATTAGCTGAGTGGGTGCTTGATGATCAACACAGCTATGAGGATATTGGAAATCTGCAGTATGTATTCAACCGATTCTTTAAAGCTCCGAAAGTCCAAGGGGATGACATCAATAACAAAATCATCGGTCTGGATAGTAAGATGGAGATTTCTTTTGATGGCAAATTGAACTGGATTGACCTTGCCTCCGCTCCGATCCTGGACTTTAGCGGCAGCAAGACTGTGTGGGTTCGCTACAAGGCTTTTAGCGATGAACTGCCAAGCCGTGCCGTGAAGATTGTCTTTACAGCAAACGGAGACAGTGGCAACGGCTCTAATCCTAACCCTAACCCTGGCAGCGGTAGTGGCGGTAATACAGGTGGAACAAGCGGCAGCACTGGTGGTGGATCATCTTCACCTGCATCGTCTGTACCAGCATCGACAACGAAGCAGGAGCAGTTAGTGGTGGATGTGAACGGCGTTAACGGCATGAACCTGACCAAAACTCCGATCACCCGTACAACGGAAACCAATGGCAAGGTTAAAGATTTGGTGAAAATGACAGAAGCGATTGCCAAACAGTCGGTCGAAAAAGCAAAACAGCTGGGCACCGATACAGCGCGCATCGTCATTCCAGATACCAAAGACGCAGTGTCCGAGACACGTGTCGAAGTTCCGAAAACGGCAGTAAAAGACCTGAGTGATGGCTCGCTCAAGCTGGAAATTTCGACGGAGAATGCCGTAATCTCCATTCCAACGAAGTCCATCGCTGGATTCGATCAAGATTTATACTTCCGCATCGTGCCGCTTAAGAAAGAATTCGAGCGTAAAGAAGTGGAAGAGCGTGCGAAAAAAGAGCAGATGATTCAGCAGGCTGCTCCGAATGCAAACGTTCGTGTACTGGCTCGTCCGGTAGAAATTGAAACGAACATGCAGAGTCGTGAAGTGACGCTGACACTGCCGCTGGGAAGCAGCCTGCCAACCGAGACAGCCGCCCGTCAGCAAGCATTGAATAACCTGGCGGTGTACATTGAACACAGCGACGGCAGCAAAGAATTGGTACGCGGCAAGCTCGTGAAGCTGACGAATAACAGCGAAGGCATCGAGTTTACCGTAACGAAATTCAGTACATTTACACTGGTTGTGGTCGATGGCCTGAACAAGGAATCGAAAGCAAATCACCCGTACATTCAAGGTTTCGGTACAGACTTCCGTCCAGATGCATTCGTTACACGTGCACAGATGGCCGCGATGCTTGCTCGTAATCTGTCGGGTGAAACAGCTGCTGTGGAAGGTACAAACTTTGCAGACGTAGCTGCGGCACATTGGGCAGCAGGCGAGATTCAACAAGCGCAGGCTGCAGGTATCATGAATGGCCTGAATGACACCGTATTTGCTCCAGAAGGATCGATTACGCGTGCACAGATGGCGACAATCGCATACCGCTGGATGCAGCAGCAGACGAATGATGCATCGGCTGCAGGCACGGCCTCCGCGGCATCAGGAGCCGCTTCCTTCACGGACGTGGCAGCAGATCTGTGGGCAGCAGACGCGATTGCCTATGTGCAATCGACAGGTTTGATGACAGGTTACAATGACGGTACATTCAAACCAGATGGCAAGCTGACCCGTGCAGAAGCGGTGAAAGTGCTGAACGTGCTGTTCAAACGTACACCGCTGACAGCAGAAGTACCATCCTTTAGCGATGTGCCTGCCGAACATTGGGCATATGCGGATATTGAGGCAGCGGCACAGAAGTAA
- a CDS encoding LysM peptidoglycan-binding domain-containing protein encodes MRYSTYKSIHQPEQALTVKPDVLYGKPQSHNLRSLPNQIKQRAMIKLIITISVFIAGCSVVFTASAGDQPVLLNKKIVVSSGDTLWSISLANKPQQMDTRIYVEALKDTNSLAHGNIQTGQVLDLPQFHH; translated from the coding sequence ATGAGATATTCCACGTACAAAAGCATTCATCAACCTGAACAGGCTCTGACGGTCAAGCCAGATGTTCTGTATGGGAAACCGCAATCGCATAACCTGCGTTCTCTGCCCAATCAAATAAAACAGAGAGCAATGATTAAGCTGATCATTACCATTAGTGTCTTTATTGCTGGATGCAGTGTTGTATTCACAGCCTCGGCTGGAGATCAGCCGGTCCTGTTAAATAAGAAGATCGTTGTATCATCAGGTGACACGCTGTGGAGTATATCTCTTGCCAATAAGCCGCAGCAGATGGATACCCGGATTTATGTCGAAGCGCTCAAAGATACAAACTCACTCGCTCATGGAAACATTCAGACAGGCCAGGTACTGGATTTGCCGCAATTTCATCATTAA
- a CDS encoding GntR family transcriptional regulator: MKSTLDESQPIFHQIAMMIMDDIVEGRLRVEEQVPSTNELSRFYNINPATARKGLQELVDKGIIYKQRGVGMFVAKGARETLIVERKQRFYEEYIQPLLEEARRIRMDEDMIIDLIRGKKDKEREV; encoded by the coding sequence ATGAAATCGACTTTGGATGAATCTCAGCCTATTTTTCATCAGATCGCTATGATGATCATGGACGATATTGTGGAAGGCAGATTAAGGGTGGAAGAGCAGGTTCCCTCCACCAATGAATTGTCTCGCTTTTACAATATTAATCCCGCTACGGCGCGAAAGGGGCTGCAGGAGTTGGTAGACAAGGGCATTATCTATAAACAGCGGGGTGTAGGAATGTTTGTTGCCAAGGGGGCCAGAGAAACATTGATTGTGGAACGGAAGCAGCGTTTTTACGAAGAATATATCCAGCCTTTACTTGAAGAAGCCAGACGCATTCGTATGGATGAGGACATGATTATTGATCTGATTCGCGGCAAGAAGGATAAGGAGCGTGAAGTATGA
- a CDS encoding carboxylesterase/lipase family protein, whose protein sequence is MRELQVETKYGMVQGELLHGASVWKGIPYAKPPVGELRFRAPEQPDSWDGIRQATEFGPENIQPRHDSEWMGGQKPPESEDSLYLNIWAPEKESSHPLPVMVWIHGGSFVTGSGSLPVYDGTQLAVRGDVIVVTINYRLGPLGFLHMAPLGHSFASNAGLLDQVAALQWVKDNIAAFGGDPEQVTVFGESAGSMSIAALMAMPSAKGLFQRAIMESGASQFMPAEQASALREGVLKVLGVERNNLEKLTSIPVEQIMEAAETVKQQSGAGMALLFQPVLDGETLPQIPLQAVSEGSAQDIPVLIGTTLHEGALFIQPHVPFSEEIDMVQGVDFMTPDLENRVAIANSYPKTADGQAQVMTDMFFWRSALQYAAAQQKHAPVWMYRFDWVMPEHPLLQRAIHSIEMFFVFNTLDALKFMKAEPDDAAKALALKVQDAWISFAKNGKPETAGIEWPEYRQNRATLIFNHEIEVVHDPEASKRELLGIK, encoded by the coding sequence ATGCGAGAACTTCAAGTTGAAACGAAATATGGTATGGTTCAAGGCGAGCTTTTACACGGTGCAAGCGTATGGAAGGGTATTCCGTATGCGAAGCCGCCAGTAGGAGAGCTGCGTTTCCGAGCTCCGGAGCAGCCCGATTCATGGGATGGAATCAGACAGGCGACCGAATTCGGACCTGAGAATATACAGCCGCGCCATGATTCAGAATGGATGGGCGGGCAGAAGCCGCCAGAGTCAGAAGACAGTCTATATTTGAACATTTGGGCCCCTGAAAAAGAAAGCAGTCACCCCCTGCCTGTTATGGTCTGGATTCATGGAGGCTCATTTGTAACCGGATCAGGCAGTCTGCCTGTATATGATGGCACACAGCTGGCCGTTCGCGGTGATGTTATTGTCGTGACCATTAATTATCGGCTTGGGCCGCTTGGATTCCTCCATATGGCCCCACTGGGTCACTCCTTCGCATCCAATGCCGGACTGCTGGACCAGGTGGCTGCCCTGCAGTGGGTGAAGGATAATATTGCGGCCTTCGGTGGTGATCCGGAGCAGGTTACAGTGTTTGGTGAGTCGGCAGGCAGTATGAGTATTGCTGCATTAATGGCGATGCCATCAGCCAAAGGGCTGTTCCAGCGTGCCATTATGGAGAGCGGTGCATCGCAGTTTATGCCAGCAGAACAGGCCTCAGCTTTACGAGAAGGTGTATTGAAAGTGCTGGGTGTGGAGCGGAATAATCTGGAGAAGCTGACCAGCATTCCAGTGGAGCAGATCATGGAAGCAGCAGAAACGGTGAAGCAGCAGAGTGGAGCAGGTATGGCTTTGCTGTTCCAACCTGTGCTGGATGGCGAGACGCTGCCTCAGATCCCGCTTCAAGCTGTAAGTGAGGGTTCCGCACAGGATATTCCTGTACTTATCGGCACCACGCTGCATGAGGGAGCGTTGTTTATTCAGCCTCATGTACCGTTTTCCGAGGAAATTGATATGGTGCAGGGGGTTGATTTCATGACTCCCGATCTGGAGAACCGTGTCGCCATTGCCAATAGTTATCCGAAAACAGCAGATGGACAGGCCCAAGTCATGACCGATATGTTCTTCTGGCGGTCAGCGCTGCAGTATGCAGCTGCACAGCAGAAGCATGCCCCCGTATGGATGTATCGTTTTGACTGGGTGATGCCTGAGCATCCTCTTCTGCAAAGAGCCATTCACAGCATCGAGATGTTCTTTGTATTTAACACGCTGGATGCCCTGAAATTCATGAAAGCAGAGCCGGATGATGCGGCTAAAGCTCTTGCGCTTAAGGTGCAGGATGCCTGGATTTCCTTTGCCAAGAATGGAAAGCCTGAGACAGCAGGAATTGAATGGCCTGAATATCGCCAGAATCGGGCAACGCTGATCTTTAATCATGAGATTGAGGTTGTTCATGATCCGGAAGCATCCAAGCGTGAGCTGTTAGGCATTAAATGA
- a CDS encoding phosphatidate cytidylyltransferase — protein sequence MSSSLFTLTLIFTALLVIHIVYKITAKLQPDKDYSGIGTKIKTWWGMLVIFCLATLFNPIVSLISLMVLAFFSLKEYFSMIRNTRKADRRLFLWAYLAIPVQFYWIYIGWYGMFIIFIPLYVFLVLPMPRLINKGTIGFLRSVSSTQWGLMLMVFGLSHLAYFPFASPEYGSKLVLFLVVLTQLNDVVHYLVSLYLGKRKVVPTANPFITWEGFVCAFLVTTAVSYFITPYLTPFDWPFSLFIGALISLAGFFGSLTVSVLKRDLLIGDDNKSDALKKSYLSRVDSLTYTSPVMFHVVRYFFEFM from the coding sequence ATGAGCAGCTCCCTATTCACATTAACTTTAATCTTCACAGCTTTACTTGTTATTCATATCGTATATAAAATCACTGCCAAACTGCAGCCGGACAAGGATTATTCGGGCATCGGAACGAAAATCAAAACCTGGTGGGGCATGCTGGTTATCTTCTGCCTTGCCACTCTGTTTAATCCGATCGTTTCCTTGATCTCCCTTATGGTGCTTGCATTTTTTTCGCTTAAAGAGTATTTCTCGATGATCCGCAACACACGTAAAGCTGACCGCCGCTTGTTTCTATGGGCATATCTTGCGATTCCAGTCCAGTTCTACTGGATTTACATTGGATGGTATGGCATGTTTATCATCTTTATTCCGCTCTATGTATTTCTCGTCCTGCCAATGCCGCGTCTCATTAACAAAGGCACCATCGGGTTTCTGCGCAGTGTCAGTTCCACCCAGTGGGGACTCATGCTGATGGTGTTCGGGCTCAGTCATCTGGCTTATTTTCCATTTGCCTCTCCTGAGTATGGATCGAAATTGGTACTCTTCCTTGTAGTGTTAACACAGCTTAATGATGTGGTACATTATCTGGTGTCTCTATATTTGGGCAAACGCAAAGTAGTGCCCACGGCGAATCCTTTTATCACATGGGAAGGATTTGTGTGCGCATTCCTTGTCACGACCGCAGTTTCCTATTTCATCACGCCTTACCTGACACCATTTGATTGGCCATTCTCGTTGTTCATCGGGGCGCTGATCAGCCTCGCCGGATTCTTCGGCAGCCTCACGGTATCCGTGCTGAAGCGTGATCTGCTGATCGGGGATGACAACAAGTCTGATGCACTGAAAAAGAGTTATCTCAGCCGGGTTGACAGTCTCACCTACACCTCTCCGGTCATGTTTCACGTTGTACGGTATTTCTTTGAATTTATGTGA